A window from uncultured Desulfobacter sp. encodes these proteins:
- a CDS encoding FadR/GntR family transcriptional regulator, which produces MTFKPIRPKKISAQIAEQIRESILRGEFSPGEKLPPERKLSQMFGVSRPSVREALNMLASSGLVMSYQGGGTVVQSLIDTDQDNALGELIRTQRACALEVIEVRKGMEALTAYYAAERATPEDIARMEEILGRMDVQLENKKPLEDLDAKLHLQIARATHNVIWLHLMHSLFDAMKDFQRGVWHNVYALGDDTRLLFDHHKRIVTAIRDNDADAARKAMAEHLDFSEKRCADYITFSSS; this is translated from the coding sequence ATGACCTTCAAACCGATCAGACCCAAAAAAATTTCCGCCCAGATTGCGGAACAGATTCGCGAGTCCATATTACGCGGTGAGTTTTCACCCGGAGAAAAGCTGCCGCCCGAACGAAAATTGTCACAGATGTTCGGTGTCTCAAGGCCTTCCGTGCGCGAAGCCCTGAATATGCTGGCCTCTTCCGGTCTGGTGATGTCCTATCAGGGGGGCGGCACAGTCGTGCAGTCGTTAATTGATACAGACCAGGACAATGCGTTGGGCGAGCTGATCCGCACCCAGAGGGCATGTGCGCTGGAAGTGATCGAGGTGCGCAAGGGCATGGAGGCCCTAACGGCCTATTATGCCGCAGAGCGCGCCACACCTGAAGATATTGCCCGGATGGAAGAGATCCTTGGCCGGATGGATGTTCAGCTTGAAAACAAAAAGCCCCTGGAAGATTTGGATGCCAAACTGCATCTCCAGATCGCCCGGGCCACCCACAACGTCATCTGGCTGCATCTCATGCACAGTCTTTTTGATGCCATGAAAGATTTCCAGCGCGGTGTCTGGCATAATGTCTATGCCCTGGGCGACGATACCCGGCTTTTGTTTGACCATCACAAGCGTATCGTCACAGCCATTCGGGATAATGATGCCGACGCTGCCCGCAAGGCCATGGCAGAACACCTTGATTTTTCGGAAAAAAGGTGCGCGGATTACATTACGTTTAGTTCGTCTTGA